From a region of the Deltaproteobacteria bacterium genome:
- a CDS encoding ATP-dependent protease (among the AAA+ ATPases, the YifB protease family belongs to the Helix 2 insert clade; unknown function), with protein MLAVAKSGVVIGIKAFPVEIEIDVSPGLPSFNMVGLPEGAVKESRERVKSAIKNCGYPFPTQRITVNLAPADMKKEGSALDLPIACAILCATEIIPQEALSKYCIAGELSLDGTLKSSRAMLPISLAARNWNLNGFIVPKANAPEAAVVRETSVHPANHLSEVVDFLLANTKIEPLHIDLNKLFKEYKSPYGDFQDVIGQEHAKRALEVAAAGGHNVLMTGPPGSGKTMLAKRIPSILPSLTFEEALETTTIYSVAGLLPSEEPLITSRPFCSPHHTISDAGLIGGGTVPRPGQVSLAHNGVLFLDELPEFKKNVLESLRQPIEDGVVTISRASITLSFPARFTLVAAQNPCPCGHLGDSRHKCSCLPGQIIRYRNRISGPLLDRIDIQIEVPAVPYSELGQARRGESSATIKKRVVRARKIQEQRFKKLSIHCNSQMSSKELRFLCKLSKENRSFLETVANKLALSARAFHRIIKIGRTIADLDESTEITMAHLSEAVQYRSLDRENI; from the coding sequence ATGCTTGCTGTAGCGAAAAGCGGGGTTGTTATAGGGATAAAGGCCTTTCCTGTAGAGATTGAGATAGATGTTTCGCCAGGGCTACCTTCTTTCAATATGGTCGGACTCCCGGAAGGAGCGGTTAAAGAAAGCAGGGAAAGGGTCAAAAGCGCTATTAAGAATTGTGGCTATCCATTTCCTACCCAGAGGATTACTGTAAACCTCGCACCTGCAGACATGAAAAAGGAAGGGTCGGCCCTGGATTTACCAATAGCCTGCGCCATTCTGTGCGCCACAGAGATAATTCCGCAGGAAGCGCTCAGTAAATACTGTATTGCGGGAGAATTGTCCCTTGACGGCACACTGAAGTCTTCAAGGGCCATGCTTCCTATTTCTCTGGCTGCCAGGAACTGGAACCTTAACGGATTCATAGTTCCAAAAGCAAATGCCCCAGAGGCCGCTGTAGTAAGGGAAACTTCCGTACATCCAGCAAATCATCTTTCAGAGGTAGTGGATTTTTTGCTGGCCAACACAAAGATCGAACCGTTGCACATTGATCTCAATAAATTATTTAAGGAATATAAATCCCCATACGGTGACTTTCAAGATGTAATCGGCCAGGAACATGCAAAAAGGGCCTTAGAGGTAGCTGCGGCCGGCGGTCACAATGTGCTTATGACAGGTCCGCCCGGATCTGGAAAAACGATGTTGGCTAAACGCATTCCATCTATCCTGCCATCGCTCACTTTTGAAGAGGCCCTTGAGACAACGACTATATACAGCGTGGCAGGGCTTTTGCCTTCAGAAGAGCCGCTAATTACTTCAAGACCTTTTTGTTCACCCCATCACACTATCTCGGATGCCGGATTAATTGGCGGAGGAACAGTGCCGAGGCCGGGCCAGGTGAGCCTCGCCCACAACGGCGTACTCTTCCTGGATGAATTACCGGAATTCAAAAAGAATGTCCTGGAAAGCCTCAGGCAACCCATCGAAGATGGAGTCGTTACCATTTCAAGAGCATCTATTACACTCTCTTTTCCGGCAAGATTTACCCTTGTAGCTGCACAGAATCCCTGTCCTTGTGGACATTTGGGAGATTCAAGACACAAGTGCTCATGTCTTCCGGGTCAGATAATTCGTTACCGCAACCGGATATCAGGACCATTGCTGGACCGGATAGATATTCAAATCGAAGTTCCTGCCGTACCTTACTCGGAACTCGGCCAGGCAAGGCGCGGTGAGAGCTCGGCAACAATCAAAAAGAGGGTGGTCAGGGCCAGAAAAATACAGGAACAGAGATTCAAAAAACTTTCAATTCACTGTAATTCCCAAATGTCTTCAAAGGAGCTAAGGTTTTTATGTAAATTATCCAAAGAAAACAGATCGTTTCTGGAGACCGTGGCAAACAAGCTGGCCTTGAGCGCTCGGGCCTTTCACAGGATAATAAAAATAGGAAGGACTATCGCAGACCTTGATGAATCAACAGAAATAACCATGGCTCACCTGTCCGAGGCCGTACAATACAGGAGTCTTGATCGTGAAAACATATAA
- a CDS encoding serine--tRNA ligase, whose product MLEIKFIRENKKLVNKALKARGNNMTVESLLEVDSKRRRLVREVEVLRNLRNQVSEQIGRQKKEGGNAAELITQMKEVSFRIKELDNLRREKEISLKKHLFSIPNIPHTSVPIGRDETENPVIRTWGDISEFEFDPVPHWELGERLGILDFERAAKITGTRFAVYYGTGARLEMALINFMLDLHRNSHGYTEILPPFIVNDKSLIGTGQLPKFADDLFKLESRNYYLIPTAEVPLTNLHRDEILDEELLPIKYMAYTPCFRSEAGSYGKDTRGIVRQHQFNKVELVKFCKPEDSYSELELLLLDAEEVLKKLNLPFRTIELCTGDLGFSASKTYDIEVWLPGQNRFCEVSSCSNFEAFQARRANIRYRPKGQTSTRLLHTLNGSGLAVGRTFVAILENYQQEDGSVMIPDALIKYMCGVKRITRQ is encoded by the coding sequence ATGTTAGAGATAAAATTTATCAGAGAAAATAAAAAATTGGTCAATAAGGCCCTTAAAGCCCGTGGTAATAATATGACTGTTGAGTCTCTTCTTGAGGTCGATTCCAAAAGAAGGAGATTGGTTCGAGAGGTAGAAGTCCTCAGGAATCTCAGAAATCAGGTATCAGAACAGATAGGAAGACAGAAAAAAGAAGGGGGGAATGCTGCTGAACTTATAACACAGATGAAAGAAGTCTCTTTCAGGATTAAAGAACTAGATAACCTCCGTAGAGAAAAAGAAATATCTCTCAAAAAACATCTTTTTTCAATACCCAATATACCCCATACCTCTGTTCCGATTGGCAGAGACGAGACAGAAAATCCGGTTATAAGGACCTGGGGAGATATATCCGAATTCGAATTCGATCCGGTTCCACACTGGGAGTTGGGAGAAAGGCTGGGTATTTTGGATTTTGAGAGGGCTGCAAAGATAACGGGTACGAGGTTTGCGGTATACTACGGGACAGGAGCAAGACTTGAAATGGCATTAATTAATTTTATGCTGGATCTGCACCGTAATTCTCATGGCTATACAGAAATACTTCCACCATTCATTGTAAATGATAAATCCCTCATCGGTACAGGCCAACTACCCAAGTTTGCTGACGACCTGTTTAAACTTGAAAGCCGGAACTATTATCTTATACCGACCGCGGAAGTACCCCTCACTAACCTGCATCGCGATGAAATACTCGATGAGGAATTATTGCCGATCAAATATATGGCATATACACCCTGTTTTCGATCAGAGGCGGGATCATATGGTAAAGACACCAGAGGAATAGTGAGACAACACCAGTTTAATAAGGTAGAGTTGGTTAAATTCTGTAAACCGGAAGACTCTTATAGTGAGTTGGAGTTATTACTCTTAGACGCTGAAGAAGTCCTTAAAAAACTCAATCTCCCGTTCAGGACTATCGAGTTGTGTACCGGAGATCTCGGTTTTTCAGCTTCAAAGACTTATGATATAGAGGTGTGGCTCCCTGGGCAAAACAGGTTTTGTGAAGTGTCTTCATGCAGTAATTTTGAGGCCTTCCAGGCAAGGCGAGCAAATATACGTTATCGACCCAAAGGACAGACAAGCACTAGGTTGTTACATACCTTAAACGGTTCAGGGTTGGCAGTGGGCAGGACGTTTGTAGCCATACTTGAAAATTACCAACAGGAAGATGGAAGTGTCATGATTCCTGATGCCCTGATTAAATATATGTGCGGTGTGAAAAGGATAACTAGACAATAA
- a CDS encoding beta-phosphoglucomutase, with protein MGRFDLVIFDCDGVILDSREANRAYYNTILERFGRRLMNDKELSFVHMHTAEESVEYLFKDDIAIQKDALIYARTLDYTYFLDYLTMEPGIEDAIRSVRPPLLTAVFTNRSTTMSKIIKIFGLDRWFDIVVCALDVSSPKPDPEGMFKILDILGVEKDRTVYIGDSVIDEIVAYRAGIPLIAYKNNKLKAMFHVEHFEQIKSILSD; from the coding sequence ATGGGTCGTTTTGATTTGGTCATATTTGATTGTGATGGTGTGATCCTGGATTCCAGGGAGGCAAACAGGGCTTATTATAATACAATACTTGAGCGATTTGGACGTAGATTAATGAATGATAAAGAACTTTCTTTTGTACATATGCATACAGCAGAGGAATCTGTTGAATACTTGTTTAAAGATGACATTGCAATACAGAAGGATGCACTAATTTATGCCCGGACATTAGATTATACTTATTTTCTTGATTATTTGACAATGGAGCCCGGCATAGAAGACGCAATAAGGTCTGTCAGACCTCCATTATTGACTGCCGTGTTCACGAATCGCAGCACAACAATGTCAAAGATTATTAAGATATTTGGCCTGGACAGGTGGTTTGATATAGTTGTTTGCGCCCTTGATGTGAGTAGTCCTAAACCCGATCCAGAAGGTATGTTTAAGATATTAGATATATTAGGAGTCGAGAAAGATCGAACCGTTTATATAGGAGACTCTGTTATAGATGAAATAGTCGCTTATAGAGCTGGAATTCCATTAATTGCCTATAAAAACAATAAGTTAAAAGCTATGTTTCACGTGGAACATTTTGAACAGATAAAATCAATTCTTTCTGATTAG
- a CDS encoding SAM-dependent methyltransferase translates to MKDFSNELVKIIYDKIKKSGPITFKDFMEMALYYERYGYYSRSYIPIGKKGDFITSPHTHRIYGALHARQIEEFWNILGRGMFTIIEMGAGAGYLAKDILSFLSGREIFQFINYIIVEHKSETALYQKEILKPFINKISWVKRLSDLNSVKGCLISNELLDAFPVHLIQKESSGFKEIYLDFKDGYNCAEVPGELSNIQLIEYVKEFPFDIPDGYRTEVNLGIKTWISEISGIMSRGFVVTIDYGYTKKEYFHPARNRGTLLAYKNHRVSEELYDRPGEQDLTAHVNFSDLHRWGEDVGFSTMGYAPQWAFLASLDFEETFKELYGGEVDPFSPELAAVKMLLLPQGMGESHKVMIQGKDVSFNLALKGFLLKNIKKRL, encoded by the coding sequence ATGAAGGATTTTTCCAACGAATTAGTCAAAATCATCTATGATAAAATAAAAAAAAGCGGGCCGATAACATTCAAGGATTTCATGGAGATGGCCCTTTATTATGAGAGATATGGATATTATTCCAGGTCATATATCCCTATCGGGAAAAAAGGAGATTTTATTACAAGTCCACACACACACCGTATTTATGGTGCATTACACGCGAGACAGATAGAAGAATTCTGGAACATATTGGGCCGCGGGATGTTTACTATTATAGAAATGGGAGCCGGGGCGGGTTATCTTGCAAAAGATATACTGTCGTTTTTGTCAGGCAGGGAAATTTTCCAATTTATTAATTATATAATAGTAGAGCATAAATCCGAGACAGCTTTGTATCAAAAAGAAATTTTAAAACCATTTATTAATAAAATAAGTTGGGTAAAAAGACTTTCGGATTTAAATTCCGTGAAAGGTTGTCTTATTTCAAACGAACTTTTAGATGCCTTTCCCGTCCATCTTATTCAGAAAGAATCTTCAGGTTTCAAGGAAATATATTTAGATTTTAAAGACGGGTATAATTGTGCGGAGGTCCCGGGAGAGCTGAGTAATATCCAATTAATTGAATATGTAAAGGAATTTCCTTTTGATATTCCTGATGGTTACCGTACGGAAGTAAATCTTGGCATTAAGACATGGATTTCGGAGATATCCGGTATAATGTCCAGGGGATTTGTGGTTACAATAGATTATGGATATACAAAAAAAGAATATTTTCATCCGGCAAGAAATAGAGGTACGCTGCTGGCTTATAAAAATCACCGTGTAAGCGAGGAATTGTATGATAGGCCTGGGGAACAGGATTTGACAGCCCATGTTAACTTTAGCGATTTACATAGATGGGGAGAGGATGTCGGTTTTAGCACCATGGGTTATGCTCCTCAGTGGGCTTTTTTAGCCAGTCTTGATTTTGAAGAGACCTTTAAAGAGCTTTATGGCGGTGAGGTTGATCCATTTTCTCCGGAATTGGCCGCGGTAAAAATGCTATTACTACCACAGGGGATGGGAGAGTCTCACAAGGTTATGATACAAGGGAAAGATGTTTCCTTTAATCTGGCTTTAAAAGGTTTTTTATTAAAGAATATCAAGAAAAGGCTTTGA
- the dnaN gene encoding DNA polymerase III subunit beta, with the protein MIKFSVKKTDFLIPLSNIQTIIDKKSTMTIINNILIYTKEDSLFIEATDLEVSYKSKIPSSIIEQGAITINARKFYEIVKEFPSETIYFEEDENSWLKIGADGKTEYKIGGLSPDNFPRFKHIDSKNIIDLEVSIIKEMIEKTIFSSSYDDRKYSLSGIFFEEEHNQKGSKIRMVSSDGHRLSLMEKYIPEKGLNLESGIIIPRKGAQEIRKIIEGHERMFWGIDNNFCFVICGNDILVIRIIDGKFPDYRNIIPESKNRYLIFDRLEMFNALKRISILSSDTTFRGVKAKIKPKLIEIESLYKEIGEAKEVINIDYNADPFEIAFNAKYFMDALYVMDSNKIELTINNTESPCLIRGNKDIGFLALIMPMNLVEEKNN; encoded by the coding sequence ATGATTAAATTTTCAGTCAAAAAAACAGATTTTTTAATTCCTCTTTCAAATATTCAGACTATTATAGATAAAAAATCTACAATGACTATTATTAATAATATACTTATTTATACAAAAGAAGATAGTCTATTTATTGAAGCTACTGATTTAGAAGTAAGTTACAAAAGTAAAATTCCATCTTCTATTATAGAGCAAGGAGCTATTACTATTAATGCACGAAAATTCTATGAAATAGTCAAAGAATTTCCATCAGAAACGATATATTTCGAAGAAGATGAAAATTCATGGTTAAAAATTGGGGCTGATGGAAAAACCGAATACAAAATCGGAGGATTATCTCCTGATAATTTTCCCAGGTTTAAACATATAGACAGCAAAAATATAATTGATTTAGAAGTTTCAATTATAAAGGAAATGATCGAAAAGACTATATTTTCTTCATCTTACGATGATCGTAAATACAGTCTTTCAGGAATATTTTTTGAGGAAGAACATAATCAAAAAGGATCTAAAATACGCATGGTGAGTTCAGACGGTCACAGACTGAGTCTTATGGAAAAATATATTCCTGAAAAAGGACTAAATCTTGAGTCAGGTATTATTATTCCCAGAAAAGGGGCACAAGAAATAAGAAAAATTATAGAAGGTCACGAAAGAATGTTTTGGGGTATTGATAATAATTTTTGTTTTGTTATATGTGGTAATGACATTCTGGTTATAAGAATTATTGATGGAAAATTTCCAGACTACCGAAATATAATACCTGAAAGTAAAAATCGTTATTTAATTTTTGATAGATTGGAAATGTTTAATGCATTAAAACGTATATCAATTCTTTCTTCAGATACTACTTTCAGAGGAGTCAAAGCCAAAATTAAACCAAAATTAATTGAAATAGAGTCACTATATAAGGAAATTGGAGAAGCAAAGGAAGTTATTAATATAGATTATAATGCAGATCCATTTGAAATTGCTTTTAATGCAAAATATTTTATGGATGCCTTATATGTAATGGATTCAAACAAGATAGAATTAACAATTAATAATACGGAATCTCCATGTTTAATTAGAGGTAATAAAGATATAGGATTTTTAGCATTAATTATGCCTATGAATCTTGTAGAAGAAAAAAATAATTGA
- the gyrB gene encoding DNA topoisomerase (ATP-hydrolyzing) subunit B, with product MKNKDKIEQAYISKQIKVLSGLTAVRKRPAMYIGNTSIEGLHHLVYEVVDNSIDETLVGFCTFIKVIIKEDGCIVVEDNGRGIPVDIHPSEGIPGLELIMTRLHAGGKFDHQIYKVSGGLHGVGVSVVNALSEFLEAEVYRDGNIYRQSYRRGEPVGPIESLGSTKKRGTKITFKPDSQIFKETTEFQYDVLQARMRELAFLNPSVKIYLEDEKTGRSKEYHYKGGIISFLEYLNKNKELIHEKPVYIYGERNQIKIEIAFQYNQTYSERILSYVNNIRTKEGGTHVVGFRSALTKCINKYTSDEVVPKKLKERLEGEDVREGLTCVISIKVPNPQFEGQTKTKLGNSEVRSIVASMVYEKFSTYLEENPYVAKKILTKVVEAARAREAARKAKELTRKKGGQDMFLAGKLAECQEKDPEKREIFIVEGDSAGGSAKQGRDRRFQAILPLRGKIMNVEKARFDKMLASEEIRNLISSIGTGIGADEFDPSKVRYHKIIIMTDADVDGAHIRTLLLTFFYRQMMALVEKGMLYVAQPPLYRIVLGKKKEFFFKDEAELDNYLFERSIKNMALRIENNGYILKEERLKMLLKNVVSYENTLEAVARKGLWRKLIQDLMVLGVSSPDQFYKESFVTGLAKNLLKKGYKVGKVKASGSEISGYEFNVGMEDFAYLAGKVGPDFVQQAEFRRLLKAYKKIELFVDKSIEVWYENKPVKTVDNLSDILEFFRNEGKKGISIQRYKGLGEMNPVQLWDTTMNPEKRTLLEVTINDADEAESLFTTLMGEKIEPRREFIQTHALEVRELDI from the coding sequence ATGAAAAATAAAGATAAAATTGAACAAGCTTATATTTCTAAACAAATAAAAGTACTTTCCGGATTAACAGCAGTACGTAAAAGACCTGCTATGTATATTGGAAATACATCAATAGAAGGTCTTCATCATTTGGTTTATGAGGTAGTAGATAATAGTATTGACGAAACCTTGGTTGGATTCTGTACATTTATTAAAGTTATAATAAAAGAAGACGGATGTATTGTAGTTGAGGATAATGGTCGGGGAATACCTGTAGATATACATCCAAGCGAAGGAATACCGGGTCTTGAGTTGATAATGACACGTTTGCACGCTGGTGGTAAATTTGATCACCAGATCTACAAGGTCTCCGGAGGTCTTCATGGAGTTGGTGTATCAGTGGTTAATGCCCTATCTGAATTCTTAGAAGCAGAAGTTTACAGGGATGGAAATATTTATAGACAGAGTTATAGAAGAGGAGAACCAGTGGGTCCGATAGAATCTCTGGGATCTACTAAAAAGAGAGGTACCAAGATAACTTTTAAGCCTGACAGTCAAATTTTTAAAGAAACAACAGAATTTCAATATGATGTACTTCAGGCCAGGATGAGGGAATTAGCTTTTCTAAATCCTTCTGTAAAAATTTATCTGGAAGATGAGAAGACAGGAAGAAGTAAAGAATATCATTATAAAGGAGGAATTATTTCTTTCCTGGAATATCTTAATAAGAATAAAGAATTAATTCATGAAAAACCTGTCTATATTTATGGTGAGCGAAATCAGATAAAAATTGAGATAGCTTTTCAATATAATCAGACTTATTCTGAGAGGATATTAAGTTATGTAAATAATATACGTACCAAAGAAGGCGGCACCCATGTAGTCGGATTTAGATCTGCTCTTACAAAATGTATCAATAAATATACTAGTGATGAAGTTGTTCCTAAAAAATTAAAAGAAAGACTGGAAGGTGAAGATGTAAGAGAAGGGCTTACATGTGTTATATCAATCAAGGTTCCAAATCCTCAGTTTGAAGGTCAGACAAAAACAAAGTTAGGAAACAGTGAAGTAAGGTCAATTGTAGCATCAATGGTTTATGAGAAATTTTCAACATATCTTGAAGAAAATCCTTATGTGGCCAAAAAAATACTTACTAAGGTAGTGGAGGCTGCAAGGGCAAGAGAAGCCGCCAGAAAGGCAAAAGAGCTTACAAGAAAAAAAGGCGGCCAGGATATGTTTTTGGCCGGGAAATTAGCTGAGTGCCAGGAAAAAGATCCTGAAAAGAGAGAAATATTTATAGTCGAGGGTGATTCCGCAGGCGGTAGCGCAAAACAAGGGAGAGACAGGCGGTTTCAGGCAATCCTGCCTCTTCGAGGGAAGATTATGAATGTGGAAAAGGCAAGATTTGACAAGATGCTCGCCAGCGAAGAGATACGCAATCTTATTTCCTCTATCGGTACTGGTATAGGCGCTGATGAGTTTGATCCGTCAAAGGTAAGATATCATAAGATTATTATTATGACAGATGCCGATGTAGACGGTGCTCATATAAGGACCCTTTTACTGACATTTTTTTACCGTCAGATGATGGCGCTTGTGGAAAAGGGTATGCTTTATGTTGCTCAACCGCCCTTATACAGGATTGTCTTAGGGAAAAAAAAGGAGTTTTTCTTTAAAGATGAGGCAGAACTCGACAATTATCTATTTGAAAGATCAATAAAAAATATGGCTTTAAGGATTGAAAATAATGGATATATTCTTAAAGAAGAAAGACTTAAGATGTTACTGAAAAATGTGGTCTCTTATGAAAATACCTTGGAAGCGGTGGCCAGAAAGGGTTTATGGAGGAAACTAATTCAGGATTTAATGGTTTTGGGTGTTAGTAGTCCGGATCAGTTTTATAAAGAATCCTTTGTAACAGGTCTGGCGAAGAATCTTTTAAAAAAAGGGTATAAAGTAGGAAAGGTCAAGGCCTCAGGGTCTGAAATTTCAGGCTATGAATTCAATGTCGGGATGGAGGATTTCGCCTATTTAGCCGGCAAGGTCGGACCTGATTTTGTACAGCAGGCGGAATTCCGTCGTCTCTTAAAGGCTTATAAAAAAATAGAATTGTTTGTCGATAAATCCATCGAGGTCTGGTATGAGAATAAGCCTGTAAAGACAGTAGATAACTTGAGTGATATCTTAGAATTTTTCAGAAATGAAGGAAAAAAAGGAATTTCTATCCAGAGATACAAAGGTTTGGGTGAAATGAACCCCGTCCAGCTATGGGATACAACAATGAACCCGGAAAAGCGGACGTTGCTTGAGGTAACCATAAACGACGCAGATGAAGCGGAAAGCCTGTTTACTACCCTTATGGGTGAAAAGATCGAACCGCGCAGGGAATTTATTCAGACCCATGCACTCGAGGTCAGGGAGTTGGATATATAA
- a CDS encoding cytosolic protein: MECQKEENLKRCNCTYEPCPKKGVCCECIRHHLKMRQLPACCFPAEAERTYDRSFELFARLVQEGVI, from the coding sequence ATGGAGTGTCAGAAAGAGGAAAACCTCAAAAGGTGTAACTGCACATATGAACCGTGTCCAAAAAAAGGTGTTTGTTGCGAGTGTATACGCCATCACCTAAAAATGCGCCAACTCCCAGCCTGCTGCTTTCCAGCTGAGGCAGAGCGTACTTATGACCGAAGCTTTGAGCTGTTCGCAAGGCTTGTACAGGAAGGGGTTATATAA
- a CDS encoding aspartate 1-decarboxylase — MLRSMLRSKIHKATVTEVNLDYEGSLTIDRVLMDAADLLPFEHIKVYNISNGNRFETYVIEGDRRSGSICLNGAAARKGSPGDLIIIASYSMYSEDEIVGGKSILVWVDAKNQLKERTEVPWQLIGKRDYITPSCTSLANSSKLRS, encoded by the coding sequence ATGTTACGATCAATGTTAAGATCAAAGATCCATAAGGCCACGGTCACCGAGGTAAATCTCGATTATGAAGGAAGTCTTACTATAGACCGTGTCTTAATGGACGCTGCCGACCTTCTCCCGTTTGAGCATATAAAGGTCTATAATATTTCAAATGGTAACAGGTTTGAGACATATGTTATAGAGGGAGATAGGAGATCGGGATCTATATGTCTGAACGGGGCTGCTGCCAGAAAAGGATCGCCCGGCGACCTGATTATTATAGCATCATATAGTATGTATTCTGAAGACGAAATAGTTGGAGGCAAAAGCATCTTGGTCTGGGTGGATGCAAAAAATCAGCTGAAAGAGCGAACCGAGGTGCCCTGGCAGCTTATTGGTAAGCGAGATTATATAACCCCTTCCTGTACAAGCCTTGCGAACAGCTCAAAGCTTCGGTCATAA
- a CDS encoding pantoate--beta-alanine ligase, which produces MKITSSISDIRKIVLNWKGRGLSVALVPTMGFFHEGHLALMRAAGSKVDRIVVSLFVNPAQFGPNEDLNRYPRDFERDAGLAEDEGVDCLFCPDARDMYPSGFQTWIRVEGLSQGLCGASRPEHFRGVATIVAKLLIIVQPDIAIFGQKDFQQLQVIRRMVSDLNIPVNVIAHPVVREPDGLAMSSRNIYLNTRERESALSLFQALRLAEEMVARGCRSGPEVVRAVRKHIQSYNKTKIDYVFLGDPKTLKQKQDIVGETLLALAVWVGKTRLIDNTLLNSNE; this is translated from the coding sequence ATGAAAATTACCAGCTCCATATCCGATATAAGGAAAATCGTTCTCAACTGGAAGGGGAGGGGGTTGTCTGTTGCCCTGGTTCCCACTATGGGCTTTTTCCATGAAGGCCACCTTGCCCTGATGAGAGCGGCTGGAAGCAAGGTTGACCGTATTGTGGTAAGCCTGTTTGTAAACCCTGCCCAGTTCGGCCCCAATGAAGACCTGAACCGATATCCAAGGGATTTTGAGCGGGATGCAGGGCTGGCTGAAGACGAAGGAGTTGACTGCCTGTTTTGTCCGGATGCCAGGGATATGTACCCATCCGGTTTCCAGACATGGATCAGGGTCGAAGGCCTGAGTCAGGGTCTTTGTGGCGCCTCAAGACCTGAACACTTCCGCGGTGTAGCCACGATAGTTGCCAAACTCCTCATTATTGTGCAGCCAGACATAGCAATATTCGGCCAGAAGGACTTTCAACAACTCCAGGTCATTCGCCGCATGGTATCTGACCTGAACATACCGGTCAATGTAATAGCCCATCCTGTCGTCAGGGAACCCGACGGTCTGGCCATGAGCTCCCGCAACATATATCTTAATACCAGGGAGCGCGAATCAGCCCTTTCCCTTTTTCAGGCCCTCAGGCTGGCTGAGGAAATGGTGGCCAGAGGCTGCAGATCCGGCCCGGAAGTCGTCAGGGCTGTCAGAAAACACATCCAATCTTATAACAAAACAAAGATTGATTATGTTTTTCTTGGAGACCCCAAGACACTGAAACAGAAACAAGATATTGTTGGCGAAACCCTCCTCGCTTTGGCGGTATGGGTTGGGAAAACCCGTCTGATCGACAACACCTTGCTAAACAGTAATGAGTAA